A genomic stretch from Schistosoma haematobium chromosome 2, whole genome shotgun sequence includes:
- the UBFD1 gene encoding Ubiquitin domain-containing protein ubfd1 (EggNog:ENOG410VCI3~COG:O), protein MKEINAHVGESSLISEDKLPETNNIVPQELPISLTILHNRTKHHLVFQSSTTIAEVKQSIEPLTHVPVDMQKLIFRGILSNNTTLGELSLPGKDAKLMLVGTKPSEAEQVRLSEANNHANEEILDDCRSEVTMDWSDQTEHKQVLERYGKPENAMVGILNTEEILDPNECLLGLCDKRGQALRLRIKPDSGELWLATKDVTHKFPLATIHDVVSQPIKDHPEYHIMAFQLGPTPKSRYFVYWLPSQYVESIKTMVLQYKIISSLSGATGTNKPL, encoded by the coding sequence ATGAAGGAAATAAATGCTCATGTTGGAGAATCATCCTTAATTTCAGAAGATAAGCTTCCTGAAACAAACAATATCGTACCTCAAGAGTTACCCATTTCTTTAACTATTTTACATAATCGCACGAAGCATCATCTGGTTTTCCAATCATCCACAACTATTGCTGAAGTTAAACAGTCTATAGAACCTTTAACACACGTACCTGTAGATATGCAAAAACTAATATTTCGCGGAATATTGTCGAACAATACGACGCTTGGGGAGTTGTCATTACCCGGTAAGGATGCTAAGCTGATGCTGGTCGGTACAAAACCTTCTGAAGCAGAGCAAGTTCGTTTATCTGAAGCAAATAATCATGCTAATGAAGAAATTTTGGATGATTGTCGATCGGAAGTTACGATGGACTGGTCTGACCAGACCGAGCACAAACAAGTTTTAGAACGTTACGGAAAACCGGAGAATGCTATGGTCGGAATATTAAATACAGAAGAAATTTTAGATCCTAATGAATGTTTACTTGGCCTTTGTGACAAACGTGGGCAAGCGTTGAGGTTAAGGATTAAGCCAGATAGTGGAGAATTGTGGTTAGCTACAAAGGATGTAACTCATAAATTCCctttagccactatccatgatGTAGTCAGTCAACCTATTAAAGATCATCCTGAATATCATATAATGGCTTTTCAGTTGGGTCCCACTCCAAAGTCTCGTTATTTTGTGTATTGGCTACCGTCTCAGTATGTGGAGTCGATCAAGACAATGGTATTACAATACAAAATAATTTCTTCATTAAGTGGTGCGACCGGAACGAATAAACCACTTTAA